A single window of Methylacidimicrobium sp. AP8 DNA harbors:
- a CDS encoding glycosyltransferase family 39 protein, which translates to MHRFRPFSHGLGLRRAALPGAWTELLGPVVLLALGVLYIVESAGPVIFDDNEGLYAGAAREMRTRRDWIVPTLEGIPRCQKPPLVYWSILLSTGLFGENEFGVRLPQALAVLAWMAATYRLGATLGDRRLGWSAALILGTAFGSFIFGHVIMPEVFLSASVAWSFWFLWKALTEPEKERYRLGLWVSMAFGALAKGLHALFYPLAVAGLLALFSRTIRKRVPALFRWEGIGLFLLLVVPWYLAMEIRLPGFAWEHFGNEQLGHAVNHRIPPDAGTVRLPIFLAEQWIFLLPWSLFGAALLLPARKPALPGPETQPKGLFLGLWILVTFFSVLPSSLQDYYALSCFPAFALLLARPFCEAGEGRPHWTFWVPFAVISGLAVAAAAAGIAFGSSLGATAFPIAAAPVDQRDTFLAAIYGFPFSTWRAFLPLLLPSSASLFLGGAVGLRLAWRGKRLAAGICLALAMFAPLAEAGKGLRLIADYFSSEKIGRYLNGLPAGEGWIVADGEPHFYSSLFFYLRRDRIYWVHSSSTSAFSLRSAPEAKRLFLSEAGFLALWKEKQPVYWIGEESALQHWKPIFDQATPGWRVVLRCGTRVLAVNH; encoded by the coding sequence TTGCACCGGTTTCGTCCGTTCTCGCATGGTCTTGGGCTGCGGCGTGCCGCTTTGCCGGGCGCATGGACCGAGCTACTTGGGCCGGTCGTCCTACTTGCCCTGGGAGTTCTCTATATCGTCGAGAGCGCGGGGCCGGTCATCTTCGACGACAACGAAGGGCTCTATGCGGGGGCGGCCCGCGAAATGCGGACCCGGCGGGACTGGATCGTTCCCACGCTCGAAGGGATTCCCCGGTGCCAGAAGCCGCCGCTTGTCTACTGGTCGATCCTGCTTAGCACGGGCCTGTTCGGGGAGAACGAGTTCGGTGTGCGGCTGCCCCAGGCGCTGGCCGTCCTGGCCTGGATGGCGGCTACCTATCGGCTCGGCGCCACCCTCGGGGATCGGCGGCTGGGATGGTCGGCCGCTCTGATCCTGGGCACGGCGTTCGGCTCCTTCATTTTCGGCCACGTCATCATGCCGGAGGTCTTTCTCTCGGCCTCGGTCGCGTGGAGCTTCTGGTTTCTCTGGAAGGCGCTCACGGAGCCCGAGAAAGAGCGATATAGGCTCGGCCTCTGGGTTTCGATGGCCTTCGGGGCGCTGGCCAAGGGTCTTCATGCGCTCTTCTACCCGTTGGCCGTCGCCGGGCTGCTGGCGCTTTTTTCCCGGACGATCCGGAAGCGGGTTCCGGCTCTTTTCCGCTGGGAGGGAATCGGTCTCTTTCTTCTTCTTGTGGTCCCATGGTATCTGGCTATGGAAATCCGGCTGCCCGGATTTGCTTGGGAACATTTCGGAAACGAGCAGCTCGGCCATGCGGTCAACCATCGGATCCCTCCGGACGCGGGAACGGTCCGCCTACCGATCTTCTTGGCCGAGCAGTGGATCTTTCTCCTTCCCTGGAGCCTCTTCGGGGCGGCTCTTCTCTTGCCCGCGCGAAAGCCGGCTCTCCCGGGCCCGGAAACGCAGCCGAAAGGGCTTTTCCTCGGACTTTGGATTCTTGTCACGTTTTTCTCGGTGCTGCCCTCCTCGCTGCAGGACTACTACGCCTTGAGCTGCTTTCCCGCGTTCGCCCTTCTGCTGGCCCGTCCGTTTTGCGAGGCCGGCGAGGGCCGGCCTCATTGGACGTTCTGGGTTCCGTTCGCCGTGATCTCGGGGCTGGCGGTTGCGGCCGCGGCGGCGGGTATCGCCTTCGGGTCGAGCTTGGGTGCGACCGCTTTCCCGATCGCGGCGGCGCCGGTCGATCAGCGGGATACTTTTCTTGCAGCGATCTACGGATTTCCCTTCAGCACTTGGCGGGCGTTCCTTCCGCTCTTGCTGCCGTCGAGCGCCAGCCTCTTTCTGGGCGGGGCGGTCGGGCTCCGGCTCGCCTGGCGCGGAAAGCGGCTGGCCGCCGGGATCTGCCTCGCCCTCGCCATGTTTGCGCCGCTGGCGGAAGCCGGCAAGGGCCTACGGCTGATCGCCGACTACTTTTCCTCGGAAAAAATCGGCCGCTACCTCAACGGCCTGCCGGCGGGGGAGGGGTGGATCGTGGCGGACGGAGAACCCCATTTCTACTCGAGCCTCTTTTTCTATCTCCGGAGAGATCGGATATACTGGGTCCACTCCTCGTCTACCTCCGCATTTTCGTTGCGGAGCGCTCCGGAAGCCAAGAGGCTCTTCCTCTCCGAGGCCGGATTTCTCGCGCTTTGGAAGGAAAAGCAACCTGTCTATTGGATCGGCGAGGAGTCCGCGTTGCAGCATTGGAAGCCGATCTTCGACCAAGCAACCCCCGGGTGGCGAGTCGTTCTTCGTTGCGGAACGAGGGTCTTGGCCGTAAATCATTAG
- a CDS encoding bis(5'-nucleosyl)-tetraphosphatase → MSSSSPRLSAGAVVFRREGQEPRYLLLRAFRNWDFPKGLVEPGEDPFAAARREILEETGIRNLSFPWKEEFRQTAPYGRGKIARYYLAEARGDKVVLGINPEIGKPEHQEFRWVSAEEARRLLPPRLRPILEWAQDRITGTAA, encoded by the coding sequence GTGAGCTCCTCCTCGCCCCGTCTCTCCGCCGGAGCGGTCGTTTTCCGCCGGGAAGGGCAAGAACCCCGCTACCTGCTCCTGCGCGCCTTTCGCAACTGGGACTTCCCCAAGGGACTCGTGGAGCCGGGCGAGGACCCGTTTGCAGCCGCCCGCCGTGAGATCTTGGAGGAGACGGGAATCCGAAACCTCTCTTTCCCTTGGAAGGAAGAGTTCCGGCAGACAGCGCCATACGGCCGGGGGAAGATCGCCCGTTACTATCTGGCCGAAGCCCGCGGCGACAAGGTGGTTCTCGGCATCAACCCGGAGATCGGCAAACCGGAGCACCAGGAGTTTCGCTGGGTGAGCGCCGAAGAGGCGCGCCGCCTCCTGCCGCCGCGGCTTCGGCCGATCCTCGAATGGGCGCAGGACCGGATCACCGGAACGGCCGCCTAG
- the acpA gene encoding acid phosphatase — protein MLGRIPLLAAVAFGALAQRAPAAGPAPFPAPPIDHIILLYQENHSFDNLFGEYPGAEGIPKGGEAGVQVDRAGLPYKTLPPVQDHQVPDPRFPAHLPNRPFPLLSYVSLHDAIPDPVHSFYRNQLQIAGGVNSGYVAWGTTGALPMGYYATDRLPLYPIARQYTVLDHFFQAAFGGSFLNHIWLVAARTPSWAHPPADWVAEPVFDEEGRLIGLRRDGAVTPDGYVVGTVEGASAPHRPSTPPDRLLPPLAMPTIGDRLTEAGVSWAWYSGGWNEALAGRAPPTFQFHHQPFAYFARYGPGSPERALHLKDETDFLADLQSGRLPSVCFVKPLGAWSEHPGYADLEEGQKHAVALIRAIQASRYWPHCVVLLTYDEYGGFWDHVPPPRGDRWGPGTRIPAVLISPYAKKGGVDHRTYDTTSFLRFLEWRFGLPPLAERDAAAANLVEALRLP, from the coding sequence ATGCTTGGGCGCATCCCGCTCCTCGCCGCCGTCGCCTTCGGCGCGCTCGCGCAAAGGGCCCCGGCAGCGGGTCCAGCGCCCTTTCCCGCGCCGCCGATCGATCATATCATCCTCCTCTACCAAGAAAACCACAGCTTCGATAATCTTTTCGGCGAGTATCCGGGTGCGGAAGGGATTCCCAAAGGAGGGGAGGCGGGGGTGCAAGTCGATCGCGCCGGACTTCCGTACAAAACTCTCCCGCCGGTCCAGGACCACCAGGTTCCCGACCCGAGATTTCCGGCGCACCTCCCCAATCGTCCCTTCCCCTTGCTTTCCTATGTTTCGCTGCACGACGCGATTCCCGATCCGGTCCATTCCTTCTACCGGAACCAGCTGCAAATCGCTGGCGGCGTAAACAGCGGATACGTCGCCTGGGGGACCACCGGCGCCCTGCCCATGGGCTATTACGCGACCGATCGGCTGCCGCTCTATCCGATCGCCCGGCAGTACACCGTCCTCGATCATTTCTTCCAGGCCGCCTTCGGGGGCTCGTTCCTCAACCACATCTGGCTCGTCGCCGCTCGAACGCCTTCCTGGGCCCATCCGCCGGCGGATTGGGTCGCCGAACCCGTGTTCGACGAGGAGGGCCGCCTGATCGGCTTGAGACGCGACGGGGCGGTCACTCCGGACGGCTATGTTGTGGGCACCGTCGAAGGGGCGAGCGCCCCCCATCGCCCGTCCACTCCGCCCGATCGGCTTCTTCCGCCTCTTGCCATGCCTACGATCGGCGACCGTTTGACCGAGGCGGGGGTCAGCTGGGCTTGGTATTCCGGCGGATGGAACGAGGCGCTTGCGGGACGAGCGCCGCCTACCTTCCAGTTTCACCACCAGCCCTTCGCCTACTTTGCCCGCTACGGTCCCGGCAGCCCGGAGCGGGCGCTCCATCTCAAGGACGAAACCGACTTTCTCGCGGATCTGCAAAGCGGTCGCCTTCCCTCCGTCTGCTTCGTGAAGCCGCTCGGCGCCTGGAGCGAGCACCCCGGTTATGCCGATTTGGAAGAAGGGCAGAAGCATGCCGTCGCCCTCATCCGCGCCATCCAGGCCTCCCGCTACTGGCCCCACTGTGTCGTCTTGCTCACCTACGACGAATACGGAGGCTTCTGGGATCATGTGCCGCCTCCGCGGGGCGACCGCTGGGGTCCGGGGACCCGAATTCCTGCGGTTCTGATCTCCCCGTATGCGAAGAAAGGCGGTGTCGACCACCGTACTTACGACACCACCTCCTTTCTCCGGTTCCTGGAATGGCGCTTCGGGCTGCCTCCGCTCGCGGAACGCGACGCAGCGGCCGCCAATCTGGTCGAAGCCCTCCGCCTTCCCTAG
- the coaD gene encoding pantetheine-phosphate adenylyltransferase produces the protein MPSRKALYPGTFDPITFGHLDIIERAQGLFDEVIVGVAAQSTKTPVFPLAERVRLAEEVVAGLPRPVRVLPFHALTVDFAKELGIQAIIRGLRAVSDFEFEFQLALMNRKIAPGIETVFLVPRDSFIYLSSSLVKEISRLGGPVSCFVPKPVEEALRRAHAMRVSG, from the coding sequence ATGCCATCCCGCAAGGCGCTCTATCCAGGAACCTTCGATCCGATCACCTTCGGCCACCTCGACATCATCGAGCGGGCACAGGGTCTCTTTGATGAAGTCATCGTCGGCGTGGCGGCGCAATCCACCAAAACGCCCGTTTTCCCGCTGGCGGAGCGGGTGCGGCTGGCCGAAGAGGTGGTCGCCGGACTCCCCCGACCGGTGCGTGTCCTTCCGTTCCACGCCCTAACGGTCGACTTCGCCAAGGAACTAGGGATTCAGGCCATCATCCGCGGGCTCCGGGCGGTCTCCGATTTCGAATTCGAATTCCAGCTCGCGCTCATGAACCGAAAGATCGCGCCAGGAATCGAAACCGTTTTCCTGGTGCCCAGAGATTCGTTCATCTACCTGAGCTCCTCGCTCGTCAAGGAGATCTCCCGGCTCGGCGGACCGGTCTCCTGCTTCGTTCCGAAACCGGTCGAGGAAGCTCTTCGCCGGGCGCATGCGATGCGGGTCAGCGGCTGA
- the murA gene encoding UDP-N-acetylglucosamine 1-carboxyvinyltransferase — protein MDKFFIHGGAHLRGTVSISGSKNSSLPILAATLLTRERCVIHRVPDLSDIRYMLEILRYLGADVSFSAGTVTVEARKVGWEAPYDLVRRMRASVCVLGPILARCGRSKVSLPGGCVIGDRPIDLHLRGLEALGTRITLSKGYVVAETSALTGTRLSLRGPHGSTVLGTDNVMMAACLARGTTIIEDAALEPEVADLARFLRAMGARIHGEGTGCLEIEGVEELHGAEHTVISDRIEAGTFAVAAAIVRGEILLENAPSEHMGSIIEALRQAGASVEEEKNGLRVQAGDPLRPFRLRTGTYPGFPTDMQAQFCALAVTVPGRSEIADEVFPNRFMHISELKRMGAHIDLRGNVAVIDGIPRLSGAPVMASDLRASAALVLAGLQAENTTTVSRVYHIDRGYERIDAKLRAVGANIERRP, from the coding sequence GTGGATAAATTCTTCATTCACGGAGGCGCCCACCTTCGGGGCACCGTTTCGATCAGCGGCTCGAAGAACTCCTCCCTCCCCATTCTCGCCGCGACTCTGCTTACGCGGGAGCGGTGCGTCATTCATCGGGTGCCCGATCTGAGCGACATCCGCTACATGCTCGAGATTCTGCGCTACTTGGGCGCGGATGTGTCGTTTTCCGCCGGCACGGTGACGGTGGAGGCGAGGAAAGTCGGGTGGGAAGCGCCGTACGACCTCGTCCGCCGGATGCGGGCCTCGGTCTGCGTCCTCGGGCCCATTCTCGCTCGGTGCGGCCGCTCCAAGGTTTCTCTCCCCGGAGGCTGCGTGATCGGGGACCGGCCGATCGACCTCCATCTTCGCGGCCTCGAAGCGCTGGGAACCCGGATCACCCTATCCAAGGGATATGTCGTCGCCGAAACCTCCGCCCTCACCGGCACCCGGCTCTCCCTCCGGGGCCCTCACGGATCGACGGTGCTGGGAACGGACAACGTCATGATGGCCGCTTGCCTCGCCCGGGGAACGACGATCATCGAGGATGCCGCTTTAGAGCCCGAGGTAGCCGACCTTGCGCGCTTCCTCCGCGCGATGGGAGCCAGGATACACGGGGAGGGCACGGGCTGTCTGGAAATCGAAGGAGTCGAAGAACTTCATGGGGCGGAGCACACGGTCATCTCCGATCGGATCGAGGCGGGAACTTTCGCGGTGGCGGCGGCGATCGTCCGAGGCGAGATCCTCCTTGAAAACGCCCCATCCGAGCACATGGGAAGCATCATCGAGGCGTTGCGGCAGGCGGGCGCCTCGGTTGAGGAGGAAAAAAACGGGCTACGCGTGCAAGCCGGCGATCCGTTGCGGCCGTTCCGGTTGCGGACGGGCACCTATCCCGGCTTTCCGACCGACATGCAAGCCCAGTTTTGCGCTCTGGCCGTGACGGTTCCCGGGCGGAGCGAGATCGCCGATGAGGTCTTTCCGAATCGCTTCATGCATATCAGCGAGCTCAAGCGGATGGGTGCCCATATCGATCTCCGCGGCAACGTCGCGGTCATCGACGGAATCCCCCGCCTGAGCGGGGCTCCCGTCATGGCCTCGGATCTCCGCGCTTCGGCCGCTCTCGTTCTCGCCGGACTGCAAGCCGAAAACACCACGACTGTCAGCCGCGTCTATCATATCGACCGCGGATACGAACGGATCGACGCCAAGCTGCGCGCCGTCGGCGCCAATATCGAACGGCGGCCGTAA
- the prmC gene encoding peptide chain release factor N(5)-glutamine methyltransferase — protein MTRIGLLRRTIDRLARASVESSRSTAQWLVAEALGIPPLSLYVEPQLPVPPHCLHRVEAWTDRCAQGEPLAYVLESAEFAGRRFRVTPATLIPRPETELLFEAAADLLEILPPGPVLDVGTGSGVLAISLACRAADRRVYACDVDPSALAVAEENARGVPNLRFYQADLLEGAPEPAFALIVANLPYIPTGCLPRLPRTVQFEPRKALDGGPDGLQLIRSLIDQAAGRTRAIALEVGDGQAEKVVELLERAGLFASRSLKDLTGMARVVIGEARG, from the coding sequence GTGACGCGGATCGGCCTGCTGCGGCGGACGATCGACCGGCTGGCCCGGGCGTCCGTCGAATCTTCTCGGAGCACGGCGCAATGGCTTGTGGCCGAGGCGCTGGGCATTCCCCCGCTCTCGCTCTATGTCGAGCCGCAGCTGCCTGTCCCTCCCCATTGCCTCCACCGCGTGGAAGCTTGGACCGATCGCTGCGCGCAGGGAGAGCCCCTGGCCTACGTCCTGGAGAGCGCCGAGTTCGCCGGACGGCGCTTCCGGGTCACACCGGCGACGCTGATCCCCCGGCCGGAGACCGAGCTCTTGTTCGAAGCCGCCGCCGACCTCTTGGAAATCCTTCCCCCGGGACCCGTCCTCGATGTCGGCACGGGCTCGGGGGTCCTAGCCATCTCGCTGGCATGCCGCGCGGCGGACCGCCGCGTCTACGCCTGCGACGTGGATCCCTCCGCTCTCGCCGTGGCCGAGGAAAATGCGCGGGGAGTGCCGAATCTGCGGTTCTATCAAGCCGACCTGCTCGAGGGGGCTCCGGAGCCGGCCTTCGCCTTGATCGTCGCCAACCTTCCCTATATTCCGACAGGCTGCCTGCCCCGACTGCCGAGAACCGTCCAATTCGAGCCCCGGAAAGCGCTGGACGGAGGCCCGGACGGATTGCAGCTCATTCGTTCCCTGATCGACCAGGCAGCCGGGCGCACCCGTGCGATCGCGCTGGAAGTGGGGGACGGGCAGGCGGAAAAAGTCGTCGAGCTCCTGGAGCGCGCTGGCCTTTTCGCTTCGAGATCGCTAAAAGACCTCACGGGAATGGCGCGCGTCGTGATCGGGGAGGCACGTGGATAA